In Thermococcus sp., the DNA window GAGATTTATGGTGACGTTTACGTCCTAAACGCCACCGTCAACTTAAAGGATTACATTGATGACCTGAAGGAGCTGAAAGAGTTCATTGAGAAAGGAAAACTGCCCAAGGAATGGTGGAGGGTAGTATGGGACCCTGCCCAGCTAAAGCGGGGTTTAGGAAAAGAACTCTTGGCACTCGTCAGATTGGCCAGCTGTGCCACTCCGCCTTTTGTCAGGTTTACGCTTGGTACTTACGACCCGCTGGAGATAATCTATGCCTCTAACATTGGTGACACGGTGGTTCTGTTCTTTGTTGCATGGGCAAAAATCACCGTTAAAGTCCCGAAGGAAGTCCTTTTAAAAGCCATTGATGGAGCCATTAGGGAGGCAGAAAAAGAGCTCGGAAAACCCAGCAGACCAGAGGTTATTTGAAACATGGGGTGAGCCCATGCTCTTTTCCATGTTTTTCCTCGGGTGGGGTGAGGCTCTCCGGGGAAAGGTTTCACTGGGCGACCTGACGATGGCCATAGAGCAAGGGGGCGAGGGGATGCCGTCGGAGACGTTATTGATGCTCACATCACACAGCACTCGTAAATTATCTCAACGTCCCTGATTTTTTTCGCCCATTCGATAACCCTTCTCGGCGGGTTCGTCAGCCTGTCAACGCCCGCCAAAACCGCTCCCCGGTCGAATTCCAACCGCCACCTTCCGAGCGGTCGCATGCAACCTATGCTCAGCTCCCCGTCAAAGAGCTCGCGCGCGTATTCGACAACCTTAAGGCTTTCCTCTACAGATGGCTTCGGAACGTTCTCCATCTCAGTACCTTTCGTTGGAATCAGAACGTCCAGAACGAGAACGTCTATGGGGTATTCAACAAGTATATCTATTGCCCTGAACTCCCAGTGGATTCTCCCAAAGTCGAGGCCTATCGTTATGTGGGGTGCTACTCTGATGTCGTTTTTGGTGAGCATGTCGAGGACTTTCAAATAATCCTCCACCGTCTTGTCTATCTTGTAAACGCGCTTTATAACCTCGTCATCGCCAACGAAGTCGAGGGAAACCACATCAACCCACTTGAGCAACTCTAAATCGTTCTCATCGACAAATCCGACGTGGGCGTTGAGCTTCAGGCTTGTCCTATGCTTTATTTCTCTTATCTCTTGAGCGTAAAAGTCGAGGGGCACCTTTAGGCGACCGTCCATTCCACCGCTCAGCAGACAGCCTACTCCGCCGGAGCGCTCAAGGTCGAGGCAGTAATTTAAAAGCTCCCCCCTCACAGGCTTTCTCATGCCCTCTAAGTAATGCCTCCCGCAGTGGGCGCAGTTCAAGGCGCAGGCGTTGCCTGTGAGTGAGATTGATGGGAATTTAATTCCGGGGATGTAGATTTTGAGCTTTTTCATCCCTTCACCCGCTGGAAATTAGAAAAGGGGATTAAAAACTCAACTGGACGGATTTGGAGAATCAAAGGAAGGGGTTGTGGAACTTCTTGCCCGGGTAAACCGCTATTCCCTCAAGCTCCTCCTCAATCCTTATCAGCTGGTTATACTTGGCGTTCCTGTCCATCCTGGCAGGGGCTCCTGTCTTTATCTGGCCCGTGTTGAGCGCAACGGCAAGGTCTGCTATGAAGGTGTCGTCGGTCTCCCCCGAGCGGTGTGAAACGACGATTCCCCAGCCGGCTCTGTAGGCTGTGTAGGCCGCATCGATGGCCTCGCTGAGGGTTCCTATCTGGTTGACCTTGAGAAGGAGCGCGTTGGCCGCGCCGAGCTCTATGCCCTTCCTTATCCTCTTCGGGTTGGTGACGAATATGTCATCTCCAACTATCTGTATCCTGTTTCCGAGCTCCCTGGTTATCTCGACGAAGCCCTCCCAGTCCTCCTCGTGGAACGGGTCCTCAATTGAGACTATCGGGTAGCTTGATACAAGCTCCCTGTAGAGCTCAAGGAGCTCTTCTCTGTCGTATTCTCTACCCGCAACAACGTACTTACCGAGTTTTTCGTCAAAGAACTCGCTGGAAGCTGGGTCAAGGGCGAAGGCAATCTCATCGCCGACTTTGTATCCAGTCTCCTCTATGGCTTCCGTGAGCAAATCCAGAGCTTCGCTCGGCTCTTTGAGCGGTGGGGCAAAACCACCCTCGTCGCCAACGTTCACGGCGTTCTTGCCATATTTTTCGGCTATAACCTTCTTGAGGGTATGGTAGGTCTCGCTCACCCACCTTATTCCCTCGCGGAAGCTTTTGGCTCCGATGGGCATTATCATGAACTCCTGAAAGTCGAGCTCGTTGCCCGCATGTACTCCACCGTTGATGACGTTGCTCATGGGAACCGGCATGACGTAGGCGTTGGTTCCGCCGATGTACTGGTAGAGCGGAAGTCCTAGGGCGTTGGCGGCCGCCCTTGCGACTGCTAAGGAAACACCGAGGATTGCATTTGCTCCAAGGTTGCTCTTGTTCTCGGTTCCGTCGAGCTCTATCATGAGCCTGTCTATGTCCCTCTGCCAGGTAACGTCCATGCCGATAATCTCGGGGGCGATAATCTTGTTGACGTTCTCTACTGCTCTTCTAACACCTTTTCCGTGGTAACGCTTTCCACCGTCGCGGAGCTCCACCGCTTCGTGGGTTCCGGTGCTCGCTCCACTCGGAACCGCTGCCCTTCCCATGCTCACCGGTGTGTAGACCTCGACCTCAACGGTCGGGTTTCCCCTGCTGTCAAGGATTTCCCTAGCTATAACGGCCGTAATCTCGAACGGGTTTTCCATGCTAATCACCTCGGGTGATATTTTTCTTCATCAAATATAAACTTGGCGATGGGCTTTTAAACTGCCGGGGGAAGTTCCCTCCATGGACTGGAAAAGGAAGCTCCGCGAGGAGGGTTACATCGAGCTGGACGACATGAGAATCGAGCTGAGCCTCGACAATACCTTCCTTGACATAGATTATATCCCTAGGGTCCTCGTTTACTCCGAGGAAACTGGCAGATGGCACGTGCTGAGGAATCCGATTCCGAAGGGAAAAACACTTGAAGAAAGCTGGGACAACGCGGTTGAGGTTCTTGACGCCATAGTGAGGGGAGAAATCAAGCCCGATTTGGACGAGCCCAGTGTTGAGACGCGTCTTGTGAACACTCTTAGGGAGTTGAATGGGCTTCCTTGAGAGTTCTTCCCGTTCTTTGTTCCCTCGGGGGGAGAAAACGCTAAATATCTCTTCTCCTCTATCTGGTGTTAGGTGGTTGTGATGAACGCCCAAGAGATTGCGCGCTACATTGACCACACAAATCTGAAGCCCTACGCCACCAAGGAGGACATAATCAAGCTCTGCGATGAGGCGATAAAGTATAACTTCTACGCCGTCTGTGTAAATCCATACCGTGTCAGGCTCGCCAAAGACTACCTGCGCGAGAGAAAAGCGGACGTCAAGGTTGCTAGCGTCATAGGTTTTCCCCTCGGGGCGACACCAACCGAGGTGAAGGTCTTTGAAGCCAAGAGGGCTCTTGAGGACGGTGCTGATGAACTCGACATGGTCATCAACATCGGCGCCCTTAAGGATGGGGACTACGAGTACGTCAAGAACGACATAGCCGAGGTTGTGAAGGTCGCCCACGAGAAAGGAGCGAAGGTCAAGGTCATCATCGAGACCTGCTACCTCACCGAGGAGGAAAAAATCAAGGCCTGCGAGCTGGCTAAGGAAGCTGGGGCCGACTTCGTGAAGACCTCAACGGGCTTTGGAACCGGCGGTGCAACTGTGGAGGACGTCAAGCTAATGAGGAAGGTCGTTGGTGAGGAGATGGGCGTCAAAGCCGCCGGGGGAATAAGAACCTATGAGCAGGCGTTGGCCATGATTGAGGCAGGGGCAAGCAGGATAGGGACCTCCAGCGGTGTAAAAATCGTGAAAGGTGCCCCGGAATGAACGAGGTTAAAGAGGTTGTTCTCAAGGCAATACGGGAGCTCAAAGAGGAGGGAATGAACCCCGACATAATGCTCGCCGGCCCGGGGTTCATAGAGCATGCGAGGGACTTTATAGCCCAGCTCGGGCTTAAGATTTACCGCATTGAGGAGCTTGGCTACGATGCCGTTATAGCGGACTCCTCCTATATGGGCCAGATAAAGAAGGCCTCCCGAAGGATTTCAGTTGAGCCTTTCCTCGAGGAAAAGAGGGTCTGGGAAGAAATAGAAAGGCTTGAAGTTTAGAGTAGGTTCTCCACTTCCGGATACCTTTTCTTTATTGCGTTCGCCAGTCCTGTCCCCACTATTATCCCCGTGACGGCCTGAACGAGATTTCCTGGTAGTTCTGCATAGGCGTTCGTGAAGCCGAAGGCGTAGTACTCGAAGAAGAAGTAGCCCGAGACCATTAAGATTCCACCTATGGTTCCGGCAACCACGAGACCCGGTGTTCCTTCGAGCCTTTTGGCTAGATAACCAATGGTTAATCCTTCAATTCCCTTGACCACAAGTGTTATCGGCGCCCAGCCCGGGTATCCTGAGATTACGTCTCCCAAGGCTGAACCAACCCCACCTGCAAACGCCCCAACGACTGGCCCGAAGAGCATCGCGACAAACATGACCATCGTGTCCCCGAGGTTTATGTATCCCCCCGTGGCCGGTACCGGGATAGTTATCGCCCTCGTCGCAACCGCCACCAGTGCCGCTGAAACACCGGCTATGGCAACGACGTTAACGCTTCTGAACCTGTTCCTTTCCCTCCATATGTAAATTCCAAAGAGCAGAACGGCCAGCGCGAATGCGTATGGGGCGTATCTTGCAAGCTCGCCCAACGTCTCGTCCATCCAACCACCAGAGTAGAAAAAGGGAAAGGGGTTAAAAACATCACTTGAGGGAAGCCTTCAGAGCTTCCTCGAATATCTCCATCGCAACGTCTATTTCTTCCTTCGTCACGATGAGTGGGGGTATGAAGCGTATACTGTTGTCTCCACAGCCGAGGAGCACCAGTCCGCGCTTGGCTGACTCCTTGACGATTTTGTCCCTTAGCTCCGGGTATTTCTCTTTGCTCTCCTTGCTCTTGACGATTTCAACGGCCTGGGCGAGTCCGAGACCTCTTGCATCACCGATGACCTCGTACTTCTCCTTGAACTCCTCGAGGTACTTGTGGAGGTAGTCTCCAACTTCCTGGACGTGCGGGAGGAGCTCCTTGACTATCTCAACGACCTCTATTCCAGCGGCTATAGCTACCGGGTTACCACCGAAGGTCGTTGCGTGCCTCCCTGGCTTGTCGAAGCTTATGTCTGCCCTGTGGATAACTCCAGCGAGTGGGAGACCACCACCTATGGCCTTACCGAACTGTATGAGGTCAGGCTCCACTCCAAAGTGCTCGATGGCCCAGAACTTACCGGTCCTTCCGATACCCATCTGAACCTCGTCATC includes these proteins:
- a CDS encoding radical SAM protein, which produces MKKLKIYIPGIKFPSISLTGNACALNCAHCGRHYLEGMRKPVRGELLNYCLDLERSGGVGCLLSGGMDGRLKVPLDFYAQEIREIKHRTSLKLNAHVGFVDENDLELLKWVDVVSLDFVGDDEVIKRVYKIDKTVEDYLKVLDMLTKNDIRVAPHITIGLDFGRIHWEFRAIDILVEYPIDVLVLDVLIPTKGTEMENVPKPSVEESLKVVEYARELFDGELSIGCMRPLGRWRLEFDRGAVLAGVDRLTNPPRRVIEWAKKIRDVEIIYECCVM
- the eno gene encoding phosphopyruvate hydratase; its protein translation is MENPFEITAVIAREILDSRGNPTVEVEVYTPVSMGRAAVPSGASTGTHEAVELRDGGKRYHGKGVRRAVENVNKIIAPEIIGMDVTWQRDIDRLMIELDGTENKSNLGANAILGVSLAVARAAANALGLPLYQYIGGTNAYVMPVPMSNVINGGVHAGNELDFQEFMIMPIGAKSFREGIRWVSETYHTLKKVIAEKYGKNAVNVGDEGGFAPPLKEPSEALDLLTEAIEETGYKVGDEIAFALDPASSEFFDEKLGKYVVAGREYDREELLELYRELVSSYPIVSIEDPFHEEDWEGFVEITRELGNRIQIVGDDIFVTNPKRIRKGIELGAANALLLKVNQIGTLSEAIDAAYTAYRAGWGIVVSHRSGETDDTFIADLAVALNTGQIKTGAPARMDRNAKYNQLIRIEEELEGIAVYPGKKFHNPFL
- the deoC gene encoding deoxyribose-phosphate aldolase is translated as MNAQEIARYIDHTNLKPYATKEDIIKLCDEAIKYNFYAVCVNPYRVRLAKDYLRERKADVKVASVIGFPLGATPTEVKVFEAKRALEDGADELDMVINIGALKDGDYEYVKNDIAEVVKVAHEKGAKVKVIIETCYLTEEEKIKACELAKEAGADFVKTSTGFGTGGATVEDVKLMRKVVGEEMGVKAAGGIRTYEQALAMIEAGASRIGTSSGVKIVKGAPE
- a CDS encoding family 4B encapsulin nanocompartment shell protein, which encodes MNEVKEVVLKAIRELKEEGMNPDIMLAGPGFIEHARDFIAQLGLKIYRIEELGYDAVIADSSYMGQIKKASRRISVEPFLEEKRVWEEIERLEV
- a CDS encoding ECF transporter S component, with the translated sequence MDETLGELARYAPYAFALAVLLFGIYIWRERNRFRSVNVVAIAGVSAALVAVATRAITIPVPATGGYINLGDTMVMFVAMLFGPVVGAFAGGVGSALGDVISGYPGWAPITLVVKGIEGLTIGYLAKRLEGTPGLVVAGTIGGILMVSGYFFFEYYAFGFTNAYAELPGNLVQAVTGIIVGTGLANAIKKRYPEVENLL